A window of Mytilus edulis chromosome 10, xbMytEdul2.2, whole genome shotgun sequence contains these coding sequences:
- the LOC139492930 gene encoding ankyrin repeat domain-containing protein 50-like, producing the protein MENWNQKLITSAKTGKEEDLKLCIANEADINYKDDGRTALIEAAVHGHLEVTQLLLDRGCDKEATDFMIQVSMSDMFFKDDGWTALIGAAVHGHLEVTQLLLDRGCNKEATNFMTQVLMSDVFFKDDGSTALIEAAVHGHLEVTQLLLDRGCNKEATNFMTQVLMSDVFFKDDGSTALIEAAWHGHLEVTQLLIDRGCDKEATKDDGSTVLMFAAERGCLEVARLLIDRGCDIDATSKSHAWTALKYAAKGGHLELTQLLLDRGCYKEATDGKVGRTALMWAAWNGHLDVTQLLIDRGCNKEATIVC; encoded by the exons ATGGAAAATTGGAATCAG AAACTTATTACATCTGCTAAGACGGGAAAAGAAGAGGACTTGAAACTATGCATAGCGAATGAAGCAGATATCAATTATAAA GATGATGGAAGGACAGCATTGATTGAGGCAGCCGTGCATGGACACCTGGAGGTTACACAGTTGTTACTTGACAGAGGTTGTGATAAAGAAGCCACAGAT tttatgatACAAGTTTCTATGTCAGATATGTTTTTCAAGGATGATGGATGGACAGCATTAATTGGGGCAGCCGTACATGGACACCTGGAGGTTACACAATTGTTACTAGACAGAGGTTGTAACAAAGAGGCCACAAAC tttatgacacaagttttgatgtcagatGTATTTTTCAAGGATGATGGAAGTACAGCATTAATTGAGGCAGCCGTGCATGGACACCTGGAGGTTACACAGTTGTTACTAGACAGAGGTTGTAACAAAGAGGCCACAAAC tttatgacacaagttttgatgtcagatGTATTTTTCAAGGATGATGGAAGTACAGCATTAATTGAGGCAGCCTGGCATGGACACCTCGAGGTAACACAGTTGTTAATAGACAGAGGCTGTGACAAAGAGGCCACAAAA GATGATGGAAGTACAGTATTAATGTTTGCTGCCGAACGTGGTTGTCTTGAGGTTGCACGACTGTTAATTGACAGAGGGTGTGACATAGATGCCACA AGTAAAAGCCATGCATGGACAGCATTAAAGTATGCTGCAAAGGGAGGACACCTGGAGCTCACACAACTGTTACTTGACAGAGGTTGTTACAAAGAGGCCACAGAT ggtAAAGTAGGCCGTACAGCATTAATGTGGGCAGCCTGGAATGGACACCTGGATGTAACACAATTATTAATTGACAGAGGATGTAACAAAGAGGCCACAATAGTATGTTAG